The genomic segment AGAGCGCCGTCGTGACGCCGAACGTCTTCGGGCACGAATTCGCGGGCGTCGTCGAAGCCGTCGGCGAGCGGGTGACCAACGTCAAGGTCGGAGACCGCGTGTCCGGCGAAGGACACATCGTGTGCGGCCACTGCAAGGCCTGCCGGACGGGGAACGGGCATGTATGCGCCAACACACGCAGCTTCGGCATCTCGGCGCCGGGCTGCTTCGCCAAGTATGCGGTGCTGCCCGCAGGCAACGTCATTCACAACCGTCCCGAGATGCCGTTCGAGCTGGCGTGCTTGCAGGATCCGCTGGGCAACGCCGTGCAGACGGTCCTCGCCGGCAACATCGTCGGCAGGTCCGTCGCCGTCATCGGCACAGGCGCCATCGGCTTGATGGCGATCGCGGTGGCGCGCGCATGCGGCGCCGGCAAGATCATCGCCGTCGACGTCCGCGCCAACCGCCTGGAGATGGCGAGACAGATGGGCGCCGACGCGCTCGTCAACAGCGCGCAGACGCCGATGGCCGAAGCGATTCGCGAGCTCACCGGCGGCGAAGGCGCCGAGGTCGTGCTCGAGATGTCGGGCCACCCGGCGGCCATCCGCGGCGGGTTCGAGGCGGCTGCGAACGCGGGCCGCATCTCGCTGCTCGGCATCCCGACGGACGACGTGCCGATCGACCTGGCGCGTCACCTGATTTTCAAAGGCATTAGCGTTCACGGCATTACCGGCCGCCGCATGTACGAGACATGGTACCAAATGAAAGGGCTGCTCGATTCGGGGGCGCTGCGGCTGGACGGACTGGTCACGCATACGTTCACGCTGGACCGCTACGAAGAGGCGTTCGAGCTGGTGAAGTCGGGCAATTGCGGCAAGGTCGTATTTACGCACAGTTAATCATAGAAACGAACGATAGGGAAGGAGTCGACAGATGACGATGGCAAACCTGGACTTTTTATCGAAGGAGCTCGAGCAGCTCCGGGCTGACGGCAGATACCGAAAATTGACGGAATGGGAGGGCGGATCGGGCAGCTGGATGACGCTCGGCGAACGCCGGGTGCTGCAGATGTCCTCCAACAACTACCTGGGCCTGACCGCGCATCCGGAGCTGAAGCGCGCAGCGATCGAAGCGATTGAAAAATACGGCGTCGGCAGCGGCTCCGTACGTACGATCGCCGGCACGCTCGACATTCACGGAGAGCTCGAGCGCGAGCTGGCCGCGTTCAAGGGCACGGAGGCGACGCTCGTTTTCCAATCCGGATTTACGACGAATCAGGGCATCCTCGGGTCGATCCTGGGTCCCGACGACGTCGTTATCAGCGACGAGCTCAACCATGCCAGCATCATCGACGGCATCCGGCTGACCAAGGCAAGCCGCAAGGTTTTCGCGCACAAAGACCTCGATCAGCTGGAGCAAGCGCTGAAGGAGAGCGCTTCCTACCGCGCGCGCGTAGTGGTCACCGACGGCGTGTTCAGCATGGACGGCGACATCGCGCCGCTGCCGGCCATCGTCGAGCTCGCCGAGCGGTACGATGCTATCGTATACGTCGACGACGCGCATGCAAGCGGCGTGCTTGGACGCAACGGCAAAGGCTCGACCGACCACTTCGACCTGCACGGCCGCGTGCACATCCAGGTCGGTACGCTGTCCAAGGCGATCGGCGTCTCGGGCGGATATATGGCGGGCTCCGCGCTGCTCAAGGATTACTTGATCCACAAAGCGCGCTCGTTTCTGTTCAGCACATCGCAGACGCCTGCCGTCGCGGCATCGTGCCTGGCGGCCGTTCGCGTGCTGGGGCGCAGTCCGGAGCTGATCGAGCGGCTGTGGAGCAACGCAAATTATTGCAGGGAGAAGCTGCGCGCGCTCGGCTTTGACTGCGGCATGAGCGAGACGCCGATCATCCCGATCATCGTCGGATCGCCGGCGGACACGATGCGCTTCTCCGACGCGCTGCTCGCCGAAGGCGTCTATGCGCAGGGCATCGTCTACCCGACCGTCGCGATGGACAAGGGTCGAGTCAGGCTGATCGTGACGGCTTCCCATACGCGGGAGGATCTGGATTTTGCCTTGGATGT from the Cohnella hashimotonis genome contains:
- a CDS encoding glycine C-acetyltransferase; the protein is MANLDFLSKELEQLRADGRYRKLTEWEGGSGSWMTLGERRVLQMSSNNYLGLTAHPELKRAAIEAIEKYGVGSGSVRTIAGTLDIHGELERELAAFKGTEATLVFQSGFTTNQGILGSILGPDDVVISDELNHASIIDGIRLTKASRKVFAHKDLDQLEQALKESASYRARVVVTDGVFSMDGDIAPLPAIVELAERYDAIVYVDDAHASGVLGRNGKGSTDHFDLHGRVHIQVGTLSKAIGVSGGYMAGSALLKDYLIHKARSFLFSTSQTPAVAASCLAAVRVLGRSPELIERLWSNANYCREKLRALGFDCGMSETPIIPIIVGSPADTMRFSDALLAEGVYAQGIVYPTVAMDKGRVRLIVTASHTREDLDFALDVLARTGRIAGLI
- the tdh gene encoding L-threonine 3-dehydrogenase gives rise to the protein MREKTMLGLVKTERGPGAALLEVPVPVPGPEDILVRVKASSICGTDLHIYNWDAWAESAVVTPNVFGHEFAGVVEAVGERVTNVKVGDRVSGEGHIVCGHCKACRTGNGHVCANTRSFGISAPGCFAKYAVLPAGNVIHNRPEMPFELACLQDPLGNAVQTVLAGNIVGRSVAVIGTGAIGLMAIAVARACGAGKIIAVDVRANRLEMARQMGADALVNSAQTPMAEAIRELTGGEGAEVVLEMSGHPAAIRGGFEAAANAGRISLLGIPTDDVPIDLARHLIFKGISVHGITGRRMYETWYQMKGLLDSGALRLDGLVTHTFTLDRYEEAFELVKSGNCGKVVFTHS